In the Constrictibacter sp. MBR-5 genome, one interval contains:
- a CDS encoding TRAP transporter substrate-binding protein has product MDRRSFIKSAGISAGAAVAAVPLAAPAIAQSTPSIKWRLTSSFPKSLDTIYGGAEVMAKSVREMTDGKFDIQVFAGGEIVPGLQALDAVQNDTVEAAHTVCYYYVGKDPTFAIPSSIPFGLNARQQNAWLYHGGGNELVDAFLSKYNAVGRPGGNTGTQMGGWFRKEINSLADLNGLKMRIAGLAGRVVEKLGVVPQQLAGGDIYPALERGTIDATEWVGPYDDEKLGFYQVAKFYYYPAFWEGGPSVHFLFNKAKYEGLPAAYRTALDTACQAANMDMIARYDVKNMQAIRRLAGKGVQLRPLPRDVLDASYDVAFKLYAELSSSNPAWKTMYEPWKQFRTETYQWFRVAEYNYDSYVYAQQAAGK; this is encoded by the coding sequence GTGGATCGTCGTTCGTTCATCAAGTCGGCCGGTATTTCGGCGGGTGCGGCCGTGGCCGCGGTGCCCCTCGCCGCGCCGGCCATCGCCCAGAGCACGCCCAGCATCAAGTGGCGCCTGACGTCCAGCTTCCCCAAGTCGCTCGACACCATCTACGGCGGCGCCGAAGTGATGGCGAAGTCGGTGCGCGAGATGACCGACGGCAAGTTCGACATCCAGGTCTTCGCCGGCGGCGAGATCGTGCCGGGCCTGCAGGCGCTGGACGCGGTGCAGAACGACACCGTCGAGGCCGCCCATACGGTCTGCTACTACTATGTCGGCAAGGATCCGACCTTCGCGATCCCGTCTTCCATTCCCTTCGGCCTGAACGCGCGCCAGCAGAACGCCTGGCTGTATCATGGCGGCGGCAACGAGCTCGTCGACGCGTTCCTGTCGAAGTACAACGCCGTCGGCCGGCCGGGCGGCAACACCGGCACGCAGATGGGCGGCTGGTTCCGCAAGGAGATCAACTCCCTCGCCGACCTGAACGGCCTGAAGATGCGCATCGCCGGCCTCGCCGGACGCGTTGTCGAGAAGCTGGGCGTGGTGCCGCAGCAGCTCGCCGGCGGCGACATTTATCCGGCCCTGGAGCGCGGCACGATCGACGCGACCGAATGGGTCGGCCCGTACGACGACGAGAAGCTCGGCTTCTACCAGGTGGCCAAGTTCTACTACTACCCGGCCTTCTGGGAGGGCGGACCGAGCGTCCACTTCCTGTTCAACAAGGCGAAGTACGAGGGCCTGCCGGCGGCCTATCGCACGGCGCTCGACACCGCCTGCCAGGCGGCGAACATGGACATGATCGCGCGCTACGACGTGAAGAACATGCAGGCGATCCGCCGCCTCGCCGGCAAGGGCGTGCAGCTGCGCCCGCTGCCGCGCGACGTGCTGGACGCGTCCTACGACGTCGCCTTCAAGCTCTATGCGGAACTGTCCAGCAGCAACCCCGCCTGGAAGACCATGTACGAGCCCTGGAAGCAGTTCCGCACCGAGACCTACCAGTGGTTCCGGGTGGCCGAGTACAATTACGACAGCTACGTCTACGCCCAGCAGGCCGCCGGCAAGTAA
- a CDS encoding DUF1932 domain-containing protein produces the protein MQYSTIAVVSPGDMGHAVGRSLRAGGHRVVTSLAGRSARSRAFAEGAGLEDAGDLAGVMEAADLVLSIMPPASALGFARDAATAMGQAGRTPHFVDCNAVSPMTVREIQGVVEAAGAAFSDCGIVGPPPGRGGSGSSQVKAQPTRLYVSGPHAETLAELDGNGIWIRQMGPEIGRASAMKMVYSAANKGALALYTATLMAAERMGVSADLLEELDYSQKGIHDRIRATVGWLATDAARWTGEMEEISATFAAAGASPHFHEGARDVYALLASTPLAAEKRETADRSRSLEESLRIFTEAAPKRG, from the coding sequence ATGCAGTATTCGACGATCGCCGTGGTCAGTCCGGGCGACATGGGACATGCGGTCGGGCGCTCGTTGCGCGCCGGCGGGCACAGGGTCGTGACCAGCCTCGCCGGCCGGTCGGCGCGCAGCCGCGCCTTCGCCGAAGGGGCCGGGCTGGAGGATGCCGGCGACCTCGCGGGCGTGATGGAAGCGGCTGACCTCGTCCTGTCGATCATGCCGCCCGCCTCGGCGCTTGGTTTCGCGCGGGACGCCGCTACGGCGATGGGCCAGGCGGGGCGGACGCCGCATTTCGTCGACTGCAACGCCGTGTCGCCGATGACCGTGCGCGAGATCCAGGGGGTCGTCGAGGCGGCGGGCGCCGCGTTCAGCGACTGCGGCATCGTCGGTCCGCCGCCGGGCCGCGGCGGCAGCGGCTCGTCCCAGGTCAAGGCGCAGCCGACGCGCCTCTACGTGTCCGGCCCGCACGCCGAGACGCTGGCCGAACTCGACGGCAACGGCATCTGGATCCGCCAGATGGGGCCGGAGATCGGCCGGGCGTCGGCAATGAAGATGGTCTACTCGGCCGCCAACAAGGGCGCCCTGGCGCTCTATACGGCGACGCTGATGGCGGCCGAGCGGATGGGCGTCTCGGCCGACCTGCTGGAGGAACTCGACTACAGCCAGAAGGGGATCCATGACCGCATCCGCGCCACCGTCGGCTGGCTCGCCACCGACGCGGCGCGCTGGACGGGCGAGATGGAGGAGATCTCCGCGACGTTCGCCGCCGCCGGCGCCTCGCCGCACTTCCACGAGGGCGCGCGCGACGTCTACGCGCTGCTGGCATCGACGCCGCTCGCCGCCGAGAAGCGCGAGACCGCCGAC